GGCAGAAACCCACCGGCTTCGCCCGCTACCCCAACGCCTACCTTGAATGACGCTGATTACCTGCTGCAGTTTTGGGAGACCGGACCCACGGTGCGCCCTCCCCGACTCGGCCCCTATGGCGGCAACCGAGAGCCCGGCTACTTCAACTGGGCGTTGGCCGGTGCTGGCGTACCGTTTCTGCGGAAAAGCCAGAACTTCAGGCGGGGTGCCCAGATTTGCCAGGGCAGGGGTTCGGTCACGGAGACCTCCACGGCCAGCCTCCGCCAGAAGTCCGGTGCCACCTCCAGCAGCGTGCTGCCGGGCCGTAATTCGTACTCCGAGTCCGCTGGGGAGGAGTTGGGGCCTCGTCTGTCTGAAGGCCGTGACGCCAAACATGAAGAGGATCGGCCGCTCGGCTTTGCCTGTCCTACCGACGGCGGAGGTCGCGATCCGTGACCCCGTACGGCGGCTTCTCGACGATGGTCAACCAGCGCCGTTACCGGCGATGTCAGTGCGTCCCTCTACGCTTTGAAGCTGTGACGGCAGCAGCATTGTCCAAAGTGGTCTACCCCTGGGCGCGGCAGATGGTGTCGCTGGGAGATTGGACACCCGGCCGAGACTGGAGCAGCGCGCCTGCCGCGGAAGGGGACCACGGTCGGCGGCTGGAGGAGCTACGGGACGTGCCGGTGCTCGCCCTGTTCGGAGAGCGGGGCGCGGGCAAGTCAGTGGCGCTTGTGCAGGAGTATCAGACCCTGGAGGCTGCGCGTGCCAAGACGCGGTGGGTGAACCTGGGGCGGCACCAGACACAGTCCCAGGTCGTGACAGCACTGGCTGCCACGTCCGCTGCCCAGGAGGCGGGGGAGTGGTGGGTATTCCTGGACAGTGTCGACGAGGGCTTGAACGTCCTGCCTGCCCTGGGCGGGCTGATCGCCGACTGGATCGACTCACTCGCCGTGGACCAGCGAAGCAATATGAGGCTGCGGTTCAGCTGCCGCACGGGGCGCTGGCCCGACGTCCTGCAGGACACACTCACCAGGCACTGGCAGTCGCCACTTCAGGTGCGGCACATGATCCTGGCTCCGCTCAGCGACCACGATGTTGCCGTCGCCGCTGAAGACTACGGTCTGGACGCTGATGTCTTCGGCACCGTGCTGCGCGAGCGGGGCCTGTCGCAGTTGTCCAGGACTCCCGTCACCCTCTTGCAGCTGCTCGAACATCACCGTGTCAACGGGACGCTGCCTGCCACTGCGGCAGACGCCTACGAGCAGGCCTGCGTGCTCTTGTGTTCCGAGACCCGACGCCCGGCCGACGTCCGTGAACTGCGGGCTCAGCCCACGGGGCAGCGTCTGCTGCCGGTTGCCGCCCGCGTCGCGGCGACGATGCAGTTCGGCGCACACAACGTGCTGAGCGATACCTCCCCGCACCCCTCCGACCGCGGGGAAATCACCCTGGCCGAACTGGAAGGAGGACATGAGCCCGGCCTGCTGGACGGGCAGGTCCCGTGCACGACCGACGAACTGCGCCGACTGACCGAGTCTCATCTGTTCGATCCTGTCGGCCTGTTGCGGTGGACCTTCGCGCACCGCAGCTACCAGGAATTCCTGGCAGCCCAATATTTGCAAGCCCACCAGCTTGACCCGCCCGCCCAGGACGGATTGCTGTGGGTCGGAGACGGCGCAGCGCGGCACATCTACCCGGCCCACCGCGAAGTGGCCGCCTGGCGCAGCGGCACCGACAGCACCCTCTTCGAAAACCTCCTGCGCGACGATCCGCGGGTGCTGCTCCTGGCCGATCTGCCCGCACGGCCGGCCGCCGACCGGGCCCGGGTCGTCGAAGCCATCTTCAGCCTGGTCCAACAAGACGACACGATCGACATCGACCATACGACGCTGCACCGCCTCGAACACCCCGGACTGTCGCAGCAGCTTCTGTCCCGCCTGCGGCCGGACGCGGACACGCTGGTGGTGTACACCGCGCTGCAAGTGGCCCGATTCTGTCCTCATCCAGAGCTGACGGATGCCCTGCTGCAGGTCGCCGGGACCACCAGCCTGCCCGAGGAGCTACGCGCCCTTGCCCTACGGGCCGTCGCCGACTTCCGTCCCGCGGATGTCCCGACAGTGGAACGGGTCAGGCAAGTGGCGGCCGATGACCCTTCACCGGAAGTTGTCGCTGCCGCTCTCTATCGATTGTGGCCCAGCCATCTGTCCCTGCGAGAACTGCTCGACCTCTTTCGCGATCCGGCTGCCGACTACTACGGCCGCGCGTGGGTGCTGCGCTCGGAAATCCCTGCCCAGCTGACCGCAGCCCAGACCGGGGAGGCTCTGCTGTGGGCCCGCGACACGATTCAGCGGCCACTACCGGGGCACAGCATTGTCCTGGCCACCAGCCTGATCAGTCGCGCGGTCACCCTGGCCGGTATCGACGGGCTTCCTGGACTGCCTCATCCCGAGACCGTCATCGGTGAGGCGCTCCTCGCGCTGGCCAACCACAGCGATCTGCTGTACGGCCTTGAAGGACGCACCGAACACGAGGCCTTGGGCGACGCCTTGCGCGCCCAGCACAGCCTGCGCCGCGCCCTGACACTCCACCTTCTCACCCACCTCGGCGAGCAAGACTTCTTCCGCGTCTGGAGCGCGGTGCCACGTGGCGGCCTGACCACCTACGACGACGCGTTCTACTGGATGGGGCACTGGGAACAACTCGCTGACGTGCCACCCGCACTAGCCCGGCTGGTCGTATCCATCACCCCACCGGCCGACCCTGATCTGCAAGCTCTGGTAGAAGCAGCCTGCCGAGCCCATCCCGCCCTCCGGCAGATCACCGAGCGTTGGGCTCCGGCCCCCGACCCAGAACCCCGCCAAGAAGCCGACACCACTCGCGACGAGAGCCGCGTCTACAGCGAGACACGGCTGCGCGAAGCGCTTGCCGCCGTCCACACCGCCACCTCCGAGAATGTCCGCCATACCTGGGGCACCGTCATCGACCAGATGAGATGCACCCACGACGGAGCCGAGCCTTCTCGCCTGTGGGAGGATCCGCTGCTCCTGTGGGCGCACCACGCCCCGTCCCGTCCGGGGCAGGGCAGCGACCTCGATGCGGAGCTGCGGGCTGCTGCTCGGCAGGTGCTGACGACCGCGCCGCCCCTGCCATCGCACCTGCTGGCCTATGGCGGGCGCGCCAATCCGCGCCTGATGCTGGAGCTCAGTGCTCTCGCCGTACTGGGAACCCCGGACGAACTCCCCTCGACGCCCCCTGCCCACTGGGCCAGCTGGGCTCTCGCCCTGGCCACCACGAACGCTTACACATCCCCTGGCGAAGCCGTCCGGAATACCTTCCTGCTCTACTGCGCTGAACAAGCCGGCCCCGCCCTGATCACCCTGCTTGACGAGGTGCTCCGCGATCCCCACACGGACGCCGCCACCACACACGACCTGGCCCGCCGCCTCGGCGCCCACACGCAGCAGGACGCCGTCGACGCTCTCGCCGTCTGGGCCGACCACCCAGACCGCGACCCTGAACACTGGCAGGGCGTCACCAGCGCCCTGGCCTTCACCGGCCACCCCAGCGCCTACGCGCGCCTGCAGGCGACCCTCGACCTCGATCCTTCGAACTCGGCCATGACACCCGAAACCCTGACCCGATGGCTCATGGCAGCGCAGATCCTTGTGTACTGTCCGGCACTGCCGAAACTGTGGCCGCTCGTGCACAAACATCTGCACAACGAGATACTCGCCCGGTCCTATATCGACCAACTCGGCCAGCGCCCCGTGCACCACTACACGCAGCCGCACCAGCTGGCCGACCTGACCGAGGAAGCCCTCGCCGAGCTATACCTCGCGCTCGCCCGACATGCTCCAGCGGAAGCTCTGGACCCGCCCTTGCGCTCCGGCTGGATCGGCGAGGACCACTTCGGCGAGCTGATCCGATCCATTCCACCGCTCCTCCAGGCCAAGAACACGCCGCAAGCTGCCCACCAGCTGCACCGTCTGGCCTCCCAGACAGGACTGTGGCGTCTACGCCACCTCGCCCGGCAGACCGCAACCACCGCCGCGCAATCCCTGCACGCCCCGGTAACGCCCCCTCAGCTCAGGGCACTTGCCGAATCGCACCAACGCCGCTGGGTTACTGACGAAGGACACCTCCTGGCGCTCGTGCTGGAGGCTCTCGGCCGCTTCCAACACGCTCTGCATCGTCCCAACGGCCTGAGCATCGCCCTGTGGAACCGCTCGGAGTTCTCTGCGGCACAAGCCGAGTGGTGGCCCTGTTGGGAGGAAGACCTCAGCGACATCCTTGCCGCGTTCCTCCTGCAGGACATCGGCGGCTACCGTGTGGTCGTCAATCGTGAAGTCCAGCTCGACCGACCGGGTCTGGCTGGCCGCCGCACCGACATCCAGATCGAGGTCCCAGCCCCGCCAGACAGCGGACACGACCCGGTCAGACTGGTGATCGAGTGCAAAGGCTGCTGGAACAGCACGCTGCCCACAGCCTTGGAACACCAACTAGTCGACCGCTACCTGAACACCCCTCGCACGGCAGGCATCCTGCTGACCGGCTACTTCGACTGCGACCGTTGGTCGGCCACCAAGCGGCGATCCTGCCCCGCAACCCATCACACGCTCGCGTCAGTTGACCAGCACCAGCAAAAACAGGCCCATACACAGCAAGCCCTCAAGAGTGTCCCCGTCGCAGCCTTCACCCTCGACTGCACCCTGCCTTCGCCGCCATCGCAAGGTCGGCAGGCATGAATTGCGGCGACGAACCGGGCGGCCATAGGGCCGATCAGATGCCCACGATGGCCAGCGTATGTTGCAGGCCACGGCAGTTCGGTGACTTTGCCGGCCCGCCCGGGCCATCCACATCGTGGCGTCCGGCGAGAGCTGGATCCCGGATGCCCCTTCGTCCGTCCGCCGATCGTCCTGAGCAGGATGCGGCTTTCTCGGAGCCGGTACGGGTGTCAGAGGTCGGTTGAGAGCTCACCGATGATCTGCCGGCCGCGTGGGTCGCCCAGATCGGTCAGTGCCTGGGCGGCGGTCTTGCACCAGTCGAGCCAGTCCGGGTCGCCCCGGTAGTCGCCGATCAGGGTGTGCAGTGCGTGAACTGCCGCGTCAGGGTCCAGGGGGGCGAGCCGGTTCGCCGCGTCGAGGCGGTCGTCGAAAAGGATGTCCGCTCCAGCGAGGTACTCCAAGGCCGGGCGGGCGCGCTCGTCCCCGGCAGACAGGAGTATGTCAGCGGCTCGTACCCGGACGGAGTCGTACAGGTGAGAGTCGCGGACGAGCCGGTGGCAGGCATCTCTCCCACGCACCGGGTCCAGTTCCAGCAAGGACCTGGCAGCCAGGAGACGGTCGCTGAAGTCCGGGCTGTGCGGGTCCTCGTTGAACTCCTCGTCCAACAGTCGATCGTCCACCAGTGTCTCGAGCGCGGTGGTGCCGTCCTGGAGGTTCAGTTCCGCCAGCACGCTCGCCGCCCAGACGCGTGAGGTGGCGTCACGGTCGTCATCCGCGCTCGCTGTTGCCATGGCCTGTGCAGCCGTCTGGACCAGTGGTTTCCACGTGTCGGCGAGCAGGGTGCCCAGGGACAGCTGGGTGGCTATCAGCAGGCACCCGCGGATGTTGTCGGGCACCGCCAGGGCCCTGAGGGAGGTGGCGGGATCGGTGGGCGGGGCGGTTCCGGGGTCGATGAGAAACCCGATGTAGGAGGCGGTGTCCAACGGCGCACCCCACGGGGTCGTCCCCCCGTCCTCCTCCCAGGGGCCGAGCAGCCGGCCGAGCTCACGGGCATGGGCAGAAGGGGTGCGCGCGAGGTGGCGGGCAGCGCAGTACTCCTGAAGGGTCTGGTGGAGGAAGGCGAAACCGTCCCCGGAACGAGTGAGCAGCCCGCTGCGCTCCAGGACCGAGGCCAGGAAACCGTTCCAGTCGTCCTCCGGAACGGCGCGGGGGCGCCGCGCGCTGCCCATGGCGGCCAGCGCGCCAACCCAGGACGTTACGCTGCCGCTGCGATGGTCATACGCCAGGCTGTCGATCGTGTCCGCCAGTTGATCAAGCAGGTCATGGGCCCGAGACACGGCCGTGAGGCCGAAACGCGCAAGGGCGGCTTCGGTCTGGCTCCGCACTCCCGACAGGCCCCTGCCGCTCATACGGCGGTGCAGCAGGTCGGTGAACCTCGCGTACAGCGCCCCCCGGGTGGCCGGCAGCGACTGACCGGGATGGGCGGCATAGAGCTGGCACAACATCGTCGCCATGAGCGGAGTGCGGGCGAAACCGGTCAGGTGCGCGTCGTCCAGCACGCGGACGAACCGGCCTGCCGCGTCCCGGGAGTTGGGTACACCCAAGCCGTCCAGGACGCGTTGGGCCGCGCTGGACAGTTGGCTGCGGGAGAAGGGCACCACCTGGTAGCGGGGCACGCCGTGACCCAGGATGCGGAGATCCTTCCCGGGAAGCGGCCGGGTGGCCACGACGAACCGGTACAGGGGGTCGGGCTCGGCGGCGAAGCTGGCCAGGGTGCGCAGGAGGTTCTGCCGGTCGTGCCGGTCGGTGATCTCATCGAGTCCGTCGACCAGCACGAGCCAGCGGGCGCCCGGGGCGGGCCTGCTGAGGAAGAACTCGTCGGACAGCGTCCGCTGCAGTGCGAAAGCGGCCAGCTGTGTGGTTGCCGCTGCCGCCAGAGCATTTGGCAGGGGAGAGCCGAGCAGCGCTGTGGCTGGCACGGTCACCCCGAGCAGTTGCTGGTCCTCGCGGGCCAGCCAGCGTTCGGCCGAGTCGGCCTGCACCGCGCGCAGGAGGCTGGACTTCCCGCCGCCCGGGCCGGCAAGCACCAGGCACACGGGTGCGCGTCCCAAGAGCGCGGAGGCGTCGGCAACATCGCCGGGAGACTGATCTGCCGGACTGCCGTACTGTTGCCCGTTTTCCGAGTCGATCCGGTGCAGGCGCTGCGGCACATAGACGGAACTCAGCGACGGCACGCCTGCCTGCCCGGCCTCAGGATAGGGATGTGTTTGTGCTGCGAGCCGGCTTGCGCGCACGTAGTCGGCCAGGTCCGGGCGGGTCAGACGCAGCGCGACGTCGCGGAGCTTCTGCGGCGTCAGGCGTTTGCGCAGGACCGCCTTCGGTACATCGAGCTGTGTCACCAGCGCCTGCCAACGCGGTCCCAGGCTCCCGCCCATCGCGAGCCTGACCCGGTTGAGGAGATCCGCGTGCAGCACCTCGACTTCCCCGACCCGTAGATGCGGGGTCAGCTCGAAGAGCACATCGCGGTTGCGGCGCTCCAGCTCGTAACGGTCCGGCAGTTCCTCGATGCGTACCAGCCGCAGGAACTCCGCAGTCTCGGCAGCGTCCGCATCGAGGTACTTGGCGATCCTGCCCAGCCGCTCTGCGCTGTCGCCTCCCTGTCCCCGCGCGATTGCCCGCACATCCGCCTCGGAGCTCAGCGGACCCTCCACACCGAGCGTCAGGACGTACGGCAGGTCCCTGTGCTCCCGCAGGGCGCGATGGGTGCGCAGAAGGCTTGCCAGAGCCTTGCTCCGAAGCACCTTGGACAAGGTCCAACTATCCTGCTTCTCGCGGGACTTGATCTGCTGGAAGTCCCACAGCGCCACGTCGCCCGCCACCGTGCCGCCGGCCCGGGCGACCAGGACATCCTCGAAATGTTCGCACGTCACGTGGACCACTCCGCCACCCGCCAGCATCTCCAACACCCCACGGAGCGTGGCCTGCGCCTGGTAGGTGAAACGCTCCTCGGTTGCCGAGCCCGTGTCGTCAGGCGCCGGAAGACGGCCTGGATCCTGCATCCCCCGATGATCCCCTCTGTGGGCCGGTCCTCTCTGGCCGCAGCATAGTGACAACCCGTCATGCGGACTGCAGGCCGCGCGACCGGCGCCAGACAACGGCTGAGAAGCGCCACCGCGCAGACGGGGAACATCGACTACGGCGGCTACGGCCGCAGTTCGGGGAATGCCTCCTCCCATACGTCCTTGACGGCCCTGCTGGTGAGCCTGTGGAGCACCGGCCACAGCTCAAGCAGAATGTCCCGGTTGAGGAAGCGGCACAGGTCGTCGCGCATGCCTTCGGCGAGCACCGTTCTGTACAGGCTCATGCGCTGGCGCGGCCGGTCCAGATCGAGGGTGCGCAGCCCGGACCACGCGATGTGCAGCGGCAGTTCCACCCTCCGCGCTCGGGTCCGGTCAGGTCGTCGAGACGGGAAGGCAGCCGTCGCCTGTACCTCGCTCGCAGCAACGACGCGACGGAGTCGGGGTCGTTGTGCACGCTGTCCCTTTCCTCTTCCTCTGCGCGTCGCATGATTTGAGGAGGCCAAAAACTCCGTCTGCGACTGATGATCTCCGCTGTCGGCTGGCAGTGGTCCTGGTGTGCCCAGTAAGGCACCCCCGGTGATCAGCTGGTCTCGGGCTGGTGCTCGGCCGGGGCCGTTGCGGGTGTGGTCGGCTTCTGGGCGTCGGTGGTGGTGTAGTAGACGGAGCTGCCCTGCTTGGTGCGCTGGACGTGGCTCTTGGCGACGAGTCCCTCGACCGTGGTGCGCACGACGGTGGTCTTGATATTCCGGTCGGGGTGGGCCTGGCCGAGTGCGGTGGCGATCTCCGCTGCGGAGCGGGGTTCGCTCTGCTCGGTGAGGTGGCGGCGGATCAGCTCGACGAGGGTGGGCTGGACCGCCTTCGCTGCCGTCGCCTTGGCTGCGGCCTCGGGCTTCTTGGCGGCCGGCTTCTTGACCGCCTCGCCGCCTTGCGCAGCGACAGTCTTCTTCGCCCGTACCCGCTTGCCCGCATCGGGCTGCGCGGTGGTCTTCTGCCGCGGTACCGAGGGTGCTGCGGCCGCATCGGGAGCGGGCTGGGTGACGGTGTCCGTGGTGCCAAGTGCCTTTTGCATGCTCGTCAGCACGGTGTGGTCGTGTTGCAGGGCGAGCAGTTGTTCCTGCAGTGCGTCGATTTCCGCGCCGATGCGGTCCTGCTCCTTGGCGTTGCGGTCAAGGTCGCCTGCCACCTGGGCCGTGTAATGAGACGTCAGTTCGGTGGTGGCGGTCTGGGTGTCAGGCATGATGCTGGCCTTTCCTCGGGGCGCGGCCTCGGGCTGAAGCAAACCCCCGGAGCAGGCGCCTGGGCTGGGCGGTAGGGCTTGATTGAGTCATGGGTGGCCGCACCTGGTGCAGTCTGTCCCCGTGTAGCGATGGTACGGGCGGGCGGAGCCAGTTGTTCCGCCCGGGCGATGTCCTGCGCTCAGCCGCACTTGTTGTCCATGCACCATAGTCAGTGCGTTCGATGCTCGCCGGGCCGTGCTGTGGTGTGCTGTGGGGGCAGGTGCCAGAAGACTTCGTCGGTTTCGCGGTTGTGGTGCCAGGCGGTGAGTGTGCGTGATGTGGTCAGGCGGTCGAGGAGCTCGGCGGTCTGGTGGGGTGAGTGTCCGCACATGCGGGCGAGCACCTCCATGTCGGTACTGTCGGCGCCTCCTGAGGTGTGCGAGGCCAGGGTCAGTGCGGTCAGCTGCAGAGCCGCAGGCCGTCGGGTTGGCGACGCCAGGGGAGTGGGGTGCAGGGCCCAGTGCGCGGCGCGGGCCCGGGCTTGGCCGCCCGGTTGCTGGGAGAGGACCGCCGCGTCCAGCAGCTGTGCCTGCGTGCGCGGGTGCTTGCCGGCTGTGCGGTGTAGCCAGCGTGTGTGTTCCAGCTCTTCCCATAGTTCGTTGCGGCCGTACAGTCGCATGCCGCGCAGTAGACCGTCGGGCAGTCGGACGTGGCCGTGGGTGTCGGAGCGTAGGGCGCACTGGAGGGCGAGCAGGCGGGCGGCGGGGGAGGTGAACTGTGGGAGCGCGGCTGCCAGGTAGGTGAGCATCTCCTTCACGCGGGTGCGTTCGGCCGGGCCGCCCGGCGGCTCGGGTCGGCACTGGACGTGTCCGGGAGGGCGTGGGGTGAGGAGGGTGGCGGGGACGACGGCGGTGTGACTGGTGGCGGCCGCGCAGGCGGCGCAGGCGTCGGCGAGACGCCAGGTGCGGCCGCTGCGGTCGCGGGTGAGGGCGAGGAGTACCGGTCCTGCGCAGCCGCGGTGGCGGGGATGCCACTGGCATCCGCGTGCCCGGCACTGGCAGGTACGCAGATGCCCCGGCAGGGCGTCAGTACGGGCGTGGCGGGCCAGATGGGTCAGGGCCGCGGACCGGGCGGAGGCGGCCTGCACGGGGTGGCCGTGCAGAGTGCAGCGAGGACAGGCCAGAGCCGGCCCGCCCGGTAGTGGGCGCAGTTCCACCGTCCAGGTGCGCTGCACCGTGGCGTGCGTGCTGGCAAGCCGCATCGGCCCGTTGCCCCCATCCGAATCCGTGCTGTCCAGGTGCCGTGCCCTCCCAGGACAAGAGCGGGAGTCGGCCGCACCGTAGTGCAGATCCCTGCCCTCCCGCAGTGTCGAGCCGTCCGGCGTCCACCTGCACCGATAGTGCAGGAACCCGCACTGACAGGGCAGGGGTCTGCACCGTCGGATGGTGGGGTGACGATCTTGCCGCCCGACCCCGACCTCACTGCGCTGCGCGTGACGCTGGCGCGGCTGAGGGACACGCGCGGCTGGACCTTCGACGAACTCGCCGCCCGCAGCGGCCTGGCCAGGCGCACCCTCATCGACCTCGAACACGGCCGCACCACCGGCAGCGTCACCACCTGGCACGCCCTCGCCCACGCCTTCGACGTGCCGATCGACCACCTGCTGGGCCCCATCTGCGACAACCACACCCCACCCGGCACCCCGGACTCCTGACCACGCTGCTCCTGCTCGCCCACCGCTCTGTGATTCACCCGAACCGGCGAGCACGCATCGAACCTTCACACGGTGACTGGCTTACGCGTTCGATGCCGCTGGGCCGCCTGGGGGACACGGCCCGGTCCGTCCCCGTCATCGCGGGGTGTCGCCTGGCACGGTCCCCGCCATGCACCCCAACACCCTCTCCACCGGCTGCCCCTGGGACGGCAGCCCCCGCACCACACCGACGCGCCGTCCGCTGCGCGTGGCCGCCACCAGCCCCAGCCGCCTGCTGCGCGCCGGCCAGAGCGGCCGCTGCCGCCGGTGCGGCAACCGCATCGACTTCTACCAGCGCACCGACCAGCGGCCCATCGCCCTGCACCCCGCCGAACTGACCGCCGCCCATGTCCCTGAATCCTGCCGCTGGCACCTGAGCAGCGGCATCGCCCACCCCCACGGCGACGGCAGCGCCTGGTGCCGCATCCCGCACACGGTGCTCTGCCCGGACCGCACCCCCACCACCCCGACCGGACCGCACCTCCAGGCGGTACGCCGCCAACTCGCCGTCCGCACCCGCCGCCTCATCGACACCGGCGCCTTCACCCCGGCCCCGGCCGCCGTCTGCGCGCCGCCCGCCGGCAGCCCCGCCCGGTCCGTCGTGCAACTGCTGCTGGGCCGCTACCTCGCCGAGACCCCCGTCGAGGGCATCCGATGTGTGGCACAGACCCGACACCGCCACCGCTGCCCGGAGCCCGTCCTCGCCCCCAACACCCCCCAAGGCCTATGGACGCTGCTCCCCGCGAGCCCGCAGCGCGGCCAACTCACCCTGCCCGCCACCCTGATGGCCGTCTACGACCTCAGCCGCCTGCCCTACGCCGAGCAGATGCGCTGGCGCACCCAGCGCTGCCCCGCCCACGCCGCCCATCCGGGCGCCGCCGACCTCGCCCTCGCCGGATGGCAGGTCTTCGACCCCCTCCTCCACGCAGCGCACATCCGCACCCGCCTGTCCCACACCGCGCCCGGCCATCACGGGAAGGGGTGACGATGCCGTACCACGCACTGGACATCACCCTGACCCGGTCCCTCACCCCGACTGAACTTCACCGGGCCGCTCGCGCGATGCCGCTCGCGGCCAACCACGACGCCACCCACCTCCTGGCTGTTGTGCCTGCCAAAACCCCGGGAAAGGCACTCAACCGACTGCGTCACCAGACCGGCGGACTGCTGCCCATCGACGTGATCACCACGCACTACCCCGACGCGGACGGCAAGATCCTCCTCAACGTCGACTTCCCGCCCGCCACGCACGCTGTTCTCCAGGCCGCCGCCGACAGAGCGGGACAACCACCCCGCCTCTTCCTGGAACTGGCCCTCCAGCGGGCCCTGGCCCGACACGCCGGCGAGGAGGTCGAGCGCCTCGACCACGCAGTCCACAACCTGCTCACCCACACCACCGCACCCCACCTCCTCACAGCCCTTGGCCGCGCCCTCACCCGTACCTCCGGAGCCACGCCGTGCTGACCCCCACCGACGAACAGCAAGCCGCGGCCGACGCCTTTCACGCCGGCGATCACCTGGCACTGCAGGCCGGCGCGGGCACCGGTAAGACCACCACGCTGGCCCAGCTCGCTCACGCCACCCGGCGTCGCGGCCGCTATCTCGCCTACAACCGGGCCATCGCCCAGGACGCGCGCACCCGCTTCCCGCCCACCGTCACCTGCAAGACCGCCCACGCCCTCGCCTACGCTGCCATCGGCCACCACTACACCCGCCGCCTGGGCGCACCCCGCCGCCCGGCCTGGCAGACCGGACAGGCTCTCGGCATCACCAAGAGCATCCGGATCGGCGAACGCGACCTGTCACAACGAACGCTCTCCAACGCCGCGCTGCGGACGGTAGCCCGCTTCTGCCACACCGCCGATCCCGCCATCACCCGCCACCACGTCCCCCACCTGCGCGGCCTGGACGACCGCGACCTGCACGCCCAACTCGCCGCTCACATCGTCCCCTTCGCCCGCAAGGCCTGGGCCGACCTCCAGCACCCCGACGACGGCGCGGTCCGCTTCGACCACGACCACTACCTGAAAATCTGGGCCCTCACCGCCCCGAAAATCGCCACCGACTTCCTCCTCCTCGACGAGGCCCAGGACACCAACCCCGTCGTCGAACAGATCTTCCTCGACCAACGCGACCACACCCAGCTGGTCATGGTCGGCGACTCCGCACAGGCCATCTACGACTGGCGCGGCGCCAAAGACGTCATGACCGGCTTCGACGGCACCCTGCTCGCGCTCTCCCAGTCCTTCCGTTTCGGCCCCCGCCTCGCTGACGAGGCCAACCGGTGGCTGGCCATCGCCGACGCCCCCCTCCGCCTCACCGGCACCGAGACCGTGCCCACCGAACTCGGCCCCCTCACCCAGCCAGACGCCGTGCTGTGCCGCACCAACGTCGGCGCCATCGCCCAGGTCATGGACCTGCTGACCACCGGACACCGCGTGGCCCTGGTCGGGGGAGGAGACAGCCTGCGCGCCCTTGCCCTGGCCGCCCACGACCTGAAAGACGGACGCCGCACCACCCATCCCGAACTGGTCCTGTTCCCCTCCTGGGGGGACCTGCAGGACTACGCAGC
The DNA window shown above is from Streptomyces sp. NBC_01451 and carries:
- a CDS encoding UvrD-helicase domain-containing protein, whose product is MTPTDEQQAAADAFHAGDHLALQAGAGTGKTTTLAQLAHATRRRGRYLAYNRAIAQDARTRFPPTVTCKTAHALAYAAIGHHYTRRLGAPRRPAWQTGQALGITKSIRIGERDLSQRTLSNAALRTVARFCHTADPAITRHHVPHLRGLDDRDLHAQLAAHIVPFARKAWADLQHPDDGAVRFDHDHYLKIWALTAPKIATDFLLLDEAQDTNPVVEQIFLDQRDHTQLVMVGDSAQAIYDWRGAKDVMTGFDGTLLALSQSFRFGPRLADEANRWLAIADAPLRLTGTETVPTELGPLTQPDAVLCRTNVGAIAQVMDLLTTGHRVALVGGGDSLRALALAAHDLKDGRRTTHPELVLFPSWGDLQDYAAHDPAGRDLQPLVDLVDTHGTDAILSAVAQLVPEQQAQVTVSTAHKAKGREWPRVRIADDFTPPKDSDQLDDTGRPVPGPIDDGEARLAYVAVTRTRHRLDIGGLSWIEDHPAAFLSPPPRAGDRDA
- a CDS encoding DUF6083 domain-containing protein, whose translation is MHPNTLSTGCPWDGSPRTTPTRRPLRVAATSPSRLLRAGQSGRCRRCGNRIDFYQRTDQRPIALHPAELTAAHVPESCRWHLSSGIAHPHGDGSAWCRIPHTVLCPDRTPTTPTGPHLQAVRRQLAVRTRRLIDTGAFTPAPAAVCAPPAGSPARSVVQLLLGRYLAETPVEGIRCVAQTRHRHRCPEPVLAPNTPQGLWTLLPASPQRGQLTLPATLMAVYDLSRLPYAEQMRWRTQRCPAHAAHPGAADLALAGWQVFDPLLHAAHIRTRLSHTAPGHHGKG